Part of the Candidatus Glassbacteria bacterium genome is shown below.
TGCCTTACTATGTGAATGTGCTGGACAAGCCCTATCTGGTGCTCCCCTATTCATTGGAAGTGAACGACGTGAAGTTCTGGACTTCAGGGGCCTTTGCCCACGCGGACGACTTCTTCCAGTACATGCGCGACACCCTGGACGTGCTCTTCGAGGAGGGCGGGACCACTCCCAAGATGATGTCCGTGGGGCTCCACCTGCGCATCGTGGGGCGGCCCAGCCGCATCAAGGCGCTGGAGCGCTTCATTGAGTATGCGCGGGGATTGGGCCAGGTCTGGTTCACCCGCCGCATCGATATCGCCCGGCATTGGCTGGAGCATCATCCGCCGGGGTAGGGAAAGGGGGATGAGGAGGAGCGAACTCTTCCGGGTGGAGACAGGATTTCCGCCTACGGTTCGCTGGACGGGATTTGTTCGGAATCATCTTCTGCTTCGGGCTGCTCGGGGATGGCTTCCTGCGCTTCGTTTCCCGCATTGCAATTCGTCCGCACCGCGCCGCAACCGTTGGCGAAGCCCAATTCGCAGGCTTTTTTCCAGTCCGTGCAGGCCTGCTCGGGTTGTTCCACGTCGCGGTAGACGAATCCCCGGTTGTAAAAGGCTTTGGCGAATTGCGGATCGATCTGCACCGCCTTATCGTAATCGTCCAGGCTTTGCTGGAATTGCTTCATTTCGCTGCGGGTGATTCCGCGGTTGTAGTAGGCCACCGGCATTTTGGGGTCCAATTCCACGGCGCGGGAAAAGTCGGCGCCGGCCCTGGAGTAATTCCCAAGATGAAAGTAGCTCAGCCCCCGTTCGTTGTGGGCGATGGCCATTTCCGGGTCCAACTCGAGGGCGCTGGAAAAGCTCTGGATGGCTTCGTCGTGCCGCGATAATTTCCCCAGCGCGATCCCCCGGTTGTAAAAGGCTTCCGCCATGTTGGGCTCGATGCCGATAGCCTTCTCGAAGTCCGAAAGCGCCAGCTCGTATTTCTCCAGGCCATGGTAGGCCAGCCCGCGGTTGTTGTAGGCGGTGGAGAGGAGGGGGTCTTCCTTGATGGCGCGGGAAAAATACTGCACGGCCACCTCCGGCGTCTTGTACGCCTTGCCGTCCCACAGTTTTTCGCCCCGCTCGAACCATTCCTCGGAGGAACGTTTTTCCGGGCGCTGGTTCCCGGAACACGATACGAGGATGGCGAATGCCAGCAAGGTTGCCGCCAATACAATCGCAATGCGCCCCATGGCTCCCCTATCGCTTAGGATTCCGGCCGTATTCGGGCCAGCTTGCGATCATCTTATGCGAGATTGCGGCGGAGTGCTACCCGGGGGGTGGGGTGGGAGTGACGAGGGGAAAGGAGCACACTGTAATCTATTTCTCGGGAAATCCGGCCCTGCGCAGGCTTTCCAGACGTGGTTCGATGAAATCCTTGTTTTTAAAAGGGGCTCTCATGAGCCGCTTGCGGATGCGATTCAGCGAAGTTTCCGGGTATTTTTCCAGGAATTTCCGGGCACGTTCCCGGGCTTCCTCCTCCAAGCCCAGTTCCATGTCGATGCTGATCAGAATTCTTTGGGCCTGCGAGGACAAGGGCCCCCGTTGGGTGCGTTGGAGAACCTTTTCAAAGTACGGTTTAGCCTCCGCGTATCGACCCAGTTGAAGATACACACCTCCGGCAACTGCCAGGGTGGCGATGCCGTGGTAGGGGCTGAGACGCATCGACTTTTGGATCAGCGCCAGCGCTTCCCGGTGCTTTCCCGCGTAGAGCATGGTGAGGGAATAGGCATGGTAAGCGGCCCAGTTTCCCGGCTCCGCCTCCACGGCCCGTTCCCCGGCGGCGATGGCCTGCTCGTACTGCCCCTTCCAGGTATGGATGCGGCTCAGCACCGTATAGGCCGGGGCAACCGTATCGTCGATTGCCAGGGCCTTCCTGGCCCATTCCTCGGACTTGCGGAGGGCGGCCTTGGTGTCCTTCACCCAGCGATAACGCGAGTCATTCATGTACAGCCAAGCCAGGATGGCCATGGCACGGGCGAACTGAGGATCCAACTCGATGGCCCGGTGGAGTTGTTTCTTGCCCCGCGCGTTGGCTTCCTTCTCGAAGCGAAAGAAATTATTCGCACCCTGCAGGTAGAGGTCGTAAGCCTCGAAATTCTCCGTGGCGTGTTCGTAATAGCGTGCCGCTTCCCCACTGGTGAGTTTCACCGCCAGTTCGATGACGATGCGGTGGGTGATCTCGTCCATCACGGCGAACAATTCTTTCGGTTCGCGATCGTAACTGTCCGCCCAGAGATGCCGGCCGTTTTCCGCCTC
Proteins encoded:
- a CDS encoding tetratricopeptide repeat protein codes for the protein MGRIAIVLAATLLAFAILVSCSGNQRPEKRSSEEWFERGEKLWDGKAYKTPEVAVQYFSRAIKEDPLLSTAYNNRGLAYHGLEKYELALSDFEKAIGIEPNMAEAFYNRGIALGKLSRHDEAIQSFSSALELDPEMAIAHNERGLSYFHLGNYSRAGADFSRAVELDPKMPVAYYNRGITRSEMKQFQQSLDDYDKAVQIDPQFAKAFYNRGFVYRDVEQPEQACTDWKKACELGFANGCGAVRTNCNAGNEAQEAIPEQPEAEDDSEQIPSSEP